The following nucleotide sequence is from Pandoraea thiooxydans.
CCCGAGGATCTCGGGGTCGACCGGCGCGCCGCCACACGCTCGCTGCTGGCCGCCAAAAGCATGGCCGATCTGGTCGAATGGTCCGACGGGTTATATGAACCGCCGGCCCGTTTCAGGAGCTGGTGATGCAGACCCGTCAAGCGTGTCGGCGTGCGCTCGCGCCCCTCGGCGCCCACCCTGCCCACCCTGCCACCCCGGCAGCCCATCGGGCCGCGGCCCGGCTGGCGCGCGATGCGGTGGCGGCGCTGCTCGACGAAGTCATGCTTACTCCGAAACCCGGCCTGGTGGACCTGGGAGGCCGTGGCGCGCACGACGATCTGAGCTGGCCACTGATGTGCCGCTCGGCCTGCGCGCTGCTGCCTTCGTTTCACGCCATGGCACTGGCCAGCTGGCATGCCCCGCTGGACGGCGTCCTGCGCGAGCGCGTCGGCGCGCTCGGCCGGCATGCCGAAGCGGCGATGCTGCACGCCACCGCCGGCGTCAACACCCATCGCGGCGCGATCTGGGCGCTTGGCCTGCTGGTGTCTGCCGCTGCGCAACATCCGGCCGAGCGGGCCGCGCACGTGATTGCCGGGCACGCCGGCGCGCTCGCCCGCCTCACCGACCGGCACGCGCCGGCGTCGACCGGCCACAAGGGCGAGCAGGCCTGCCTGACCTATGGCGTGGGCGGCGCTCGCGCACAGGCGCAAGCCGGCTTTCCGCACGTCGTGAACGCGGCCTTGCCGGCCCTTTGGCAGGCGCGGGCGCGCGGCGATCATGAAAACGCGGCGCGCCTGAACGCCCTGCTGGCGGTAATGGCGAGCCTGGACGACACCTGCGTGCTCGCGCGAGGCGGTCCTGCCGCGCTGGGCGCTACCCAGGCTGGCGCGCAGG
It contains:
- a CDS encoding triphosphoribosyl-dephospho-CoA synthase, producing the protein MQTRQACRRALAPLGAHPAHPATPAAHRAAARLARDAVAALLDEVMLTPKPGLVDLGGRGAHDDLSWPLMCRSACALLPSFHAMALASWHAPLDGVLRERVGALGRHAEAAMLHATAGVNTHRGAIWALGLLVSAAAQHPAERAAHVIAGHAGALARLTDRHAPASTGHKGEQACLTYGVGGARAQAQAGFPHVVNAALPALWQARARGDHENAARLNALLAVMASLDDTCVLARGGPAALGATQAGAQAVLDAGGAATLPGRRALAALVRRLLALRVSPGGAADLLAAALFLDRRLRPAQAASKA